The Oncorhynchus nerka isolate Pitt River linkage group LG24, Oner_Uvic_2.0, whole genome shotgun sequence genome has a window encoding:
- the LOC115108433 gene encoding tyrosine-protein kinase ABL2-like isoform X1, with translation MGQQVGRVGEGTSTGLPPPQQQQQHPGKGNRGNAGRRPREVSNVSTGTPPGRVAAVNVPDPAINIFTQHSGLLLRVPLDPVRLILSSHLGWTVMQQALHRPFGLDSAALTEAVRWSSKENLLGAAESDPNLFVALYDFVASGDNTLSITKGEKLRVLGYNQNGEWSEVRSKNGQGWVPSNYITPVNSLEKHSWYHGPVSRSAAEYLLSSLINGSFLVRESESSPGQLSISLRYEGRVYHYRINTASDGKVYVTAESRFSTLAELVHHHSTVADGLVTTLHYPAPKCNKPTVYGVSPIHDKWEMERTDITMKHKLGGGQYGEVYVGVWKKYNLTVAVKTLKEDTMEVEEFLKEAAVMKEVKHPNLVQLLGVCTLEPPFYIVTEYMPHGNLLDYLRECDREEVNAVVLLYMATQISSAMEYLEKKNFIHRDLAARNCLVGENSVVKVADFGLSRLMTGDTYTAHAGAKFPIKWTAPESLAFNTFSIKSDVWAFGVLLWEIATYGMSPYPGIDLSQVYDLLEKGYRMEQPEGCPPKVHELMRACWQWSPLDRPSFAETHQAFETMFHDSSISEEVAEELCKMASSGHGPSPHSFSHDMPLLPSKSRTLKKHTENKENIEGALDCRQETHTASTHSPSGLAATLLAGDGRSGSSPALPRKQRDKSPSSLLEDSKETTFTRDRKAGFFSSFMKKKSSSNSPSSQLQQSLPTPPKRSSSFREMETQPHKKYEPTTGFSAPPPPLPQADGLGFSPSHGEGNHVQSRCCGATFGQKASANHTSGAPPSQVGSSSSSWAGLAGFFTPRLIKKTLGLRTGKSTGTEEGGGGTKPFPRSNSTSSMSAGLPDLERMALTLPRNRSKPPLERTASTTSQPEDGAAHTSESLLCNMDEGTAQIRDRPKAKLLPRVVGGNSGVVRAPGVGSEADSYCPSGTLRGREVQEAGGQDRQGWSSPSKTVGSGLSAAPHNHKVPVLISPTLKHGSADVHLVGMDSQGNRFKLLSEHQADRDRPRLVKPKCAPPPPPTLRLLGHSYSGDGEEQAGVAVEVNGDGVKRPGRVREVGTGRPSVPPPQVPPPPSASSSSANNTTPTKMANGATSTGSSTVPSGGSKPLRRTRQQAERVQPETISKGALLECAECLRGALHSSPEPSSSSQVLDAAHQLLDYCSGYVDCIPQMRNKFAFREAVGKFELSLQELRASSSSGSGGAFSGPGASPALDNLHTCIKEISDVVQR, from the exons aGGCCCTCCACCGACCCTTCGGCCTGGACTCGGCAGCGTTGACGGAAGCGGTGCGCTGGAGCTCCAAGGAGAACTTGCTGGGTGCTGCCGAAAGCGACCCTAACCTCTTTGTTGCACTTTATGACTTTGTTGCCAGTGGCGACAACACGCTGAGCATTACGAAAG GTGAGAAGCTGAGGGTGCTCGGCTACAACCAGAATGGGGAGTGGAGCGAGGTGCGCTCCAAGAATGGCCAGGGCTGGGTGCCAAGCAACTACATCACGCCCGTCAACAGCCTGGAGAAGCACAGCTGGTACCACGGGCCCGTTTCGCGCAGCGCTGCAGAATACCTGCTAAGCAGCCTCATCAACGGCAGCTTCCTGGTCCGGGAGAGCGAGAGCAGCCCAGGACAGCTGTCCATCTCCCTGCGCTACGAGGGGCGTGTCTACCACTACCGCATCAACACCGCCTCAGATGGCAAG GTTTACGTCACAGCAGAGAGCCGCTTCAGCACCCTGGCTGAACTGGTCCACCACCACTCCACCGTGGCCGATGGCCTGGTCACCACGCTCCACTACCCGGCACCCAAGTGCAACAAGCCCACCGTCTACGGTGTGTCGCCCATCCACGATAAGTGGGAGATGGAGCGCACCGACATCACCATGAAGCACAAGCTGGGAGGGGGGCAGTACGGAGAGGTGTACGTGGGAGTCTGGAAGAAATACAACCTCACCGTTGCAGTCAAAACACTCAAG GAGGACACTATGGAGGTGGAGGAGTTCCTGAAAGAGGCAGCAGTCATGAAGGAGGTGAAACATCCCAACCTGGTGCAGCTGCTAG GTGTGTGTACGTTGGAGCCTCCCTTCTACATCGTGACAGAGTACATGCCCCACGGCAACCTGTTAGACTACCTGAGGGAGTGTGACCGGGAGGAGGTGAACGCAGTGGTGCTGCTCTACATGGCCACGCAGATCTCCTCTGCCATGGAGTACCTGGAGAAGAAGAACTTCATCCACCGGGACCTGGCAGCCAGGAACTGTCTGGTGGGGGAGAACAGTGTGGTGAAGGTGGCTGACTTTGGGCTGAGCAGGCTGATGACTGGGGACACGTACACAGCCCACGCCGGAGCCAAGTTCCCCATCAAGTGGACCGCCCCCGAGAGCCTGGCCTTCAACACCTTTTCTATCAAGTCTGATGTGTGGG CTTTCGGTGTGCTGCTGTGGGAGATAGCGACGTACGGTATGTCTCCGTACCCAGGGATCGACCTGTCTCAGGTATACGACCTGCTGGAGAAGGGCTAccgcatggagcagccagagggCTGTCCGCCCAAGGTCCACGAGCTGATGAGAGCCT GCTGGCAATGGAGCCCGTTGGACCGACCCTCGTTTGCCGAGACCCACCAGGCTTTTGAGACAATGTTCCACGATTCCAGCATCTCTGAAG aggtAGCAGAGGAGCTGTGTAAGATGGCCTCCTCTGGCCACGGCCCGTCACCACACTCCTTCAGCCACGACATGCCCCTGCTTCCCTCCAAGTCGCGCACGCTCAAGAAGCATACGGAGAACAAGGAGAACATCGAGGGGGCTCTGGATTGCAGGcaggagacacacacagccaGCACCCACAGCCCCTCAG GTCTGGCAGCCACTCTGCTGGCAGGGGATGGCCGGTCAGGCagctctcctgctctgcctcggAAACAGAGGGACAAATCCCCCAGCAGTCTCTTGGAGGACTCCAAGGAGACCACGTTCACACGGGACCGCAAGGCTGGCTTCTTCAGTTCCTTCATGAAGAAGAAGTCTTCCTccaactctccctcctcccagctgcaGCAGAGCCTGCCTACGCCGCCCAAGAGGAGCAGCTCGTTCAGGGAGATGGAGACCCAGCCTCACAAGAAGTATGAGCCCACGACTGGCTTTAGcgcccctcctcccccccttccCCAGGCAGATGGCCTGGGCTTTTCACCGTCCCACGGAGAGGGGAACCACGTCCAGTCACGCTGCTGTGGAGCCACTTTTGGACAAAAGGCCTCTGCCAACCACACCTCTGGGGCGCCACCCTCACAGGtgggcagtagtagcagcagctggGCAGGCCTGGCAGGCTTCTTCACCCCCCGCCTCATCAAAAAGACCTTAGGGCTACGGACTGGCAAGTCCACTGGGACcgaggaggggggtgggggaaCCAAGCCCTTCCCCAGGTCCAATTCCACCTCCTCCATGTCtgcagggctgcctgacctggaGAGGATGGCTCTGACTTTACCCAGGAACCGCAGTAAGCCTCCTCTAGAGCGCACTGCCTCCACCACCTCGCAGCCTGAGGACGGGGCAGCACACACCTCTGAGTCCCTTCTCTGTAACATGGATGAGGGCACAGCTCAGATCAGGGACCGGCCTAAAGCCAAGCTGCTTCCCCGAGTGGTGGGGGGAAACTCTGGGGTGGTGAGAGCTCCTGGTGTTGGGAGTGAAGCAGATTCATATTGTCCCTCGGGGACCCTACGGGGTAGGGAGGTTCAGGAGGCAGGAGGACAGGACCGTCAGGGATGGTCGTCCCCCTCCAAAACAGTGGGATCAGGCCTGTCAGCGGCTCCACACAACCACAAGGTTCCAGTGCTGATCTCGCCCACACTCAAGCATGGCTCGGCCGATGTGCACCTGGTGGGGATGGACTCTCAGGGGAACCGCTTCAAACTACTATCAGAGCATCAAGCGGACCGGGACCGACCACGGCTGGTCAAGCCTAAATGtgccccacctccccctcccacTCTGCGCCTCCTTGGACACTCCTACAGCGGGGATGGAGAGGAGCAGGCCGGGGTGGCTGTGGAGGTCAATGGTGATGGGGTGAAACGGCCGGGACGAGTAAGGGAAGTTGGAACAGGGAGACCGTCAGTGCCGCCACCACAAGTGCCTCCACCTCCTTCAGCCTCTTCTTCCTCtgccaacaacactacccctACTAAGATGGCTAACGGTGCCACCAGCACTGGCTCATCCACAGTCCCCTCTGGTGGCTCTAAGCCTCTGCGTCGGACTCGGCAGCAGGCAGAGAGGGTTCAACCGGAGACGATCAGTAAGGGGGCTCTGCTGGAGTGTGCAGAGTGCCTGAGAGGTGCCCTCCACAGCAGCCCTGAGCCCTCCTCCAGCAGCCAGGTCCTAGACGCTGCCCACCAGCTGCTAGACTACTGCTCAGGCTACGTGGACTGCATCCCACAGATGCGGAACAAGTTCGCCTTCCGGGAGGCCGTGGGCAAATTCGAGCTCAGTTTGCAGGAGCTGCGGGCATCGTCCTCCTCTGGAAGCGGAGGAGCATTCAGTGGTCCGGGGGCTAGCCCTGCTCTGGACAACTTGCACACCTGCATCAAGGAAATTAGTGATGTGGTTCAGAGGTAG
- the LOC115108433 gene encoding tyrosine-protein kinase ABL2-like isoform X2 translates to MGQQVGRVGEGTSTGLPPPQQQQQHPGKGNRGNAGRRPREVSNVSTGTPPGRVAAVNVPDPAINIFTQHSEALHRPFGLDSAALTEAVRWSSKENLLGAAESDPNLFVALYDFVASGDNTLSITKGEKLRVLGYNQNGEWSEVRSKNGQGWVPSNYITPVNSLEKHSWYHGPVSRSAAEYLLSSLINGSFLVRESESSPGQLSISLRYEGRVYHYRINTASDGKVYVTAESRFSTLAELVHHHSTVADGLVTTLHYPAPKCNKPTVYGVSPIHDKWEMERTDITMKHKLGGGQYGEVYVGVWKKYNLTVAVKTLKEDTMEVEEFLKEAAVMKEVKHPNLVQLLGVCTLEPPFYIVTEYMPHGNLLDYLRECDREEVNAVVLLYMATQISSAMEYLEKKNFIHRDLAARNCLVGENSVVKVADFGLSRLMTGDTYTAHAGAKFPIKWTAPESLAFNTFSIKSDVWAFGVLLWEIATYGMSPYPGIDLSQVYDLLEKGYRMEQPEGCPPKVHELMRACWQWSPLDRPSFAETHQAFETMFHDSSISEEVAEELCKMASSGHGPSPHSFSHDMPLLPSKSRTLKKHTENKENIEGALDCRQETHTASTHSPSGLAATLLAGDGRSGSSPALPRKQRDKSPSSLLEDSKETTFTRDRKAGFFSSFMKKKSSSNSPSSQLQQSLPTPPKRSSSFREMETQPHKKYEPTTGFSAPPPPLPQADGLGFSPSHGEGNHVQSRCCGATFGQKASANHTSGAPPSQVGSSSSSWAGLAGFFTPRLIKKTLGLRTGKSTGTEEGGGGTKPFPRSNSTSSMSAGLPDLERMALTLPRNRSKPPLERTASTTSQPEDGAAHTSESLLCNMDEGTAQIRDRPKAKLLPRVVGGNSGVVRAPGVGSEADSYCPSGTLRGREVQEAGGQDRQGWSSPSKTVGSGLSAAPHNHKVPVLISPTLKHGSADVHLVGMDSQGNRFKLLSEHQADRDRPRLVKPKCAPPPPPTLRLLGHSYSGDGEEQAGVAVEVNGDGVKRPGRVREVGTGRPSVPPPQVPPPPSASSSSANNTTPTKMANGATSTGSSTVPSGGSKPLRRTRQQAERVQPETISKGALLECAECLRGALHSSPEPSSSSQVLDAAHQLLDYCSGYVDCIPQMRNKFAFREAVGKFELSLQELRASSSSGSGGAFSGPGASPALDNLHTCIKEISDVVQR, encoded by the exons aGGCCCTCCACCGACCCTTCGGCCTGGACTCGGCAGCGTTGACGGAAGCGGTGCGCTGGAGCTCCAAGGAGAACTTGCTGGGTGCTGCCGAAAGCGACCCTAACCTCTTTGTTGCACTTTATGACTTTGTTGCCAGTGGCGACAACACGCTGAGCATTACGAAAG GTGAGAAGCTGAGGGTGCTCGGCTACAACCAGAATGGGGAGTGGAGCGAGGTGCGCTCCAAGAATGGCCAGGGCTGGGTGCCAAGCAACTACATCACGCCCGTCAACAGCCTGGAGAAGCACAGCTGGTACCACGGGCCCGTTTCGCGCAGCGCTGCAGAATACCTGCTAAGCAGCCTCATCAACGGCAGCTTCCTGGTCCGGGAGAGCGAGAGCAGCCCAGGACAGCTGTCCATCTCCCTGCGCTACGAGGGGCGTGTCTACCACTACCGCATCAACACCGCCTCAGATGGCAAG GTTTACGTCACAGCAGAGAGCCGCTTCAGCACCCTGGCTGAACTGGTCCACCACCACTCCACCGTGGCCGATGGCCTGGTCACCACGCTCCACTACCCGGCACCCAAGTGCAACAAGCCCACCGTCTACGGTGTGTCGCCCATCCACGATAAGTGGGAGATGGAGCGCACCGACATCACCATGAAGCACAAGCTGGGAGGGGGGCAGTACGGAGAGGTGTACGTGGGAGTCTGGAAGAAATACAACCTCACCGTTGCAGTCAAAACACTCAAG GAGGACACTATGGAGGTGGAGGAGTTCCTGAAAGAGGCAGCAGTCATGAAGGAGGTGAAACATCCCAACCTGGTGCAGCTGCTAG GTGTGTGTACGTTGGAGCCTCCCTTCTACATCGTGACAGAGTACATGCCCCACGGCAACCTGTTAGACTACCTGAGGGAGTGTGACCGGGAGGAGGTGAACGCAGTGGTGCTGCTCTACATGGCCACGCAGATCTCCTCTGCCATGGAGTACCTGGAGAAGAAGAACTTCATCCACCGGGACCTGGCAGCCAGGAACTGTCTGGTGGGGGAGAACAGTGTGGTGAAGGTGGCTGACTTTGGGCTGAGCAGGCTGATGACTGGGGACACGTACACAGCCCACGCCGGAGCCAAGTTCCCCATCAAGTGGACCGCCCCCGAGAGCCTGGCCTTCAACACCTTTTCTATCAAGTCTGATGTGTGGG CTTTCGGTGTGCTGCTGTGGGAGATAGCGACGTACGGTATGTCTCCGTACCCAGGGATCGACCTGTCTCAGGTATACGACCTGCTGGAGAAGGGCTAccgcatggagcagccagagggCTGTCCGCCCAAGGTCCACGAGCTGATGAGAGCCT GCTGGCAATGGAGCCCGTTGGACCGACCCTCGTTTGCCGAGACCCACCAGGCTTTTGAGACAATGTTCCACGATTCCAGCATCTCTGAAG aggtAGCAGAGGAGCTGTGTAAGATGGCCTCCTCTGGCCACGGCCCGTCACCACACTCCTTCAGCCACGACATGCCCCTGCTTCCCTCCAAGTCGCGCACGCTCAAGAAGCATACGGAGAACAAGGAGAACATCGAGGGGGCTCTGGATTGCAGGcaggagacacacacagccaGCACCCACAGCCCCTCAG GTCTGGCAGCCACTCTGCTGGCAGGGGATGGCCGGTCAGGCagctctcctgctctgcctcggAAACAGAGGGACAAATCCCCCAGCAGTCTCTTGGAGGACTCCAAGGAGACCACGTTCACACGGGACCGCAAGGCTGGCTTCTTCAGTTCCTTCATGAAGAAGAAGTCTTCCTccaactctccctcctcccagctgcaGCAGAGCCTGCCTACGCCGCCCAAGAGGAGCAGCTCGTTCAGGGAGATGGAGACCCAGCCTCACAAGAAGTATGAGCCCACGACTGGCTTTAGcgcccctcctcccccccttccCCAGGCAGATGGCCTGGGCTTTTCACCGTCCCACGGAGAGGGGAACCACGTCCAGTCACGCTGCTGTGGAGCCACTTTTGGACAAAAGGCCTCTGCCAACCACACCTCTGGGGCGCCACCCTCACAGGtgggcagtagtagcagcagctggGCAGGCCTGGCAGGCTTCTTCACCCCCCGCCTCATCAAAAAGACCTTAGGGCTACGGACTGGCAAGTCCACTGGGACcgaggaggggggtgggggaaCCAAGCCCTTCCCCAGGTCCAATTCCACCTCCTCCATGTCtgcagggctgcctgacctggaGAGGATGGCTCTGACTTTACCCAGGAACCGCAGTAAGCCTCCTCTAGAGCGCACTGCCTCCACCACCTCGCAGCCTGAGGACGGGGCAGCACACACCTCTGAGTCCCTTCTCTGTAACATGGATGAGGGCACAGCTCAGATCAGGGACCGGCCTAAAGCCAAGCTGCTTCCCCGAGTGGTGGGGGGAAACTCTGGGGTGGTGAGAGCTCCTGGTGTTGGGAGTGAAGCAGATTCATATTGTCCCTCGGGGACCCTACGGGGTAGGGAGGTTCAGGAGGCAGGAGGACAGGACCGTCAGGGATGGTCGTCCCCCTCCAAAACAGTGGGATCAGGCCTGTCAGCGGCTCCACACAACCACAAGGTTCCAGTGCTGATCTCGCCCACACTCAAGCATGGCTCGGCCGATGTGCACCTGGTGGGGATGGACTCTCAGGGGAACCGCTTCAAACTACTATCAGAGCATCAAGCGGACCGGGACCGACCACGGCTGGTCAAGCCTAAATGtgccccacctccccctcccacTCTGCGCCTCCTTGGACACTCCTACAGCGGGGATGGAGAGGAGCAGGCCGGGGTGGCTGTGGAGGTCAATGGTGATGGGGTGAAACGGCCGGGACGAGTAAGGGAAGTTGGAACAGGGAGACCGTCAGTGCCGCCACCACAAGTGCCTCCACCTCCTTCAGCCTCTTCTTCCTCtgccaacaacactacccctACTAAGATGGCTAACGGTGCCACCAGCACTGGCTCATCCACAGTCCCCTCTGGTGGCTCTAAGCCTCTGCGTCGGACTCGGCAGCAGGCAGAGAGGGTTCAACCGGAGACGATCAGTAAGGGGGCTCTGCTGGAGTGTGCAGAGTGCCTGAGAGGTGCCCTCCACAGCAGCCCTGAGCCCTCCTCCAGCAGCCAGGTCCTAGACGCTGCCCACCAGCTGCTAGACTACTGCTCAGGCTACGTGGACTGCATCCCACAGATGCGGAACAAGTTCGCCTTCCGGGAGGCCGTGGGCAAATTCGAGCTCAGTTTGCAGGAGCTGCGGGCATCGTCCTCCTCTGGAAGCGGAGGAGCATTCAGTGGTCCGGGGGCTAGCCCTGCTCTGGACAACTTGCACACCTGCATCAAGGAAATTAGTGATGTGGTTCAGAGGTAG